A single genomic interval of Lathyrus oleraceus cultivar Zhongwan6 chromosome 7, CAAS_Psat_ZW6_1.0, whole genome shotgun sequence harbors:
- the LOC127100308 gene encoding NADP-dependent D-sorbitol-6-phosphate dehydrogenase, translating into MAITLNNGFKMPIIGLGVWRMQGQEIKDLIINSIKIGYRHFDCAADYKNETEVGEALKEAFDTGLVKREELFITTKLWNSDHGHVVEACKDSLKKLQLDYLDLYLVHFPVATRHTGVGTTDSALGEDGVLDIDTTISLETTWHAMEGLVSSGLVRSIGISNYDIFLTRDCLAYSKIKPAVNQIETHPYFQRDSLVKFCQKHGICVTAHTPLGGAAANTEWFGTVSCLDDQALKGLAEKYKKTAAQIALRWGIQRNTVVIPKTSKLERLKENFQVFDFELSKDDADLISNMDKKYRTNQPAKFWGIDLYA; encoded by the exons ATGGCGATAACACTGAACAATGGCTTCAAGATGCCTATAATTGGACTTGGAGTTTGGCGAATGCAAGGACAAGAAATCAAAGATCTTATTATCAATTCAATCAAAATCGGTTATCGTCATTTTGATTGTGCTG CTGATTACAAGAACGAAACTGAAGTTGGAGAAGCGCTTAAAGAAGCTTTTGACACCGGACTCGTGAAGAGGGAAGAACTTTTCATTACCACCAAG CTATGGAACTCTGATCATGGACATGTTGTTGAGGCTTGTAAAGATAGTCTTAAGAAGCTTCAGTTAGATTATCTGGATCTATATCTTGTACACTTTCCTGTAGCCACAAGGCATACTG GGGTTGGTACTACCGATAGTGCTTTGGGTGAAGATGGTGTCCTGGATATAGATACAACCATATCCCTAGAAACTACCTGGCATGCAATGGAAGGTCTTGTTTCATCAGGCTTGGTCCGCAGCATTGGGATCAG CAACTATGATATCTTTCTGACTAGAGATTGTTTAGCATACTCCAAGATAAAGCCTGCCGTGAATCAGATTGAAACTCATCCATACTTCCAGCGTGATTCTCTAGTCAAATTTTGTCAGAAGCATGGAATTTGTGTAACAGCCCACACTCCACTGGGAGGTGCTGCAGCAAACACAGAATGGTTTGGTACAGTTTCATGTTTGGATGACCAAGCTCTCAAA GGTCTGGCTGAAAAATACAAAAAGACTGCTGCCCAGATTGCTCTTCGCTGGGGCATTCAAAGGAACACTGTTGTCATTCCTAAAACATCGAAACTGGAGAGATTGAAAGAGAACTTCCAGGTATTTGATTTTGAGCTGTCTAAAGATGATGCAGATCTCATCAGTAATATGGATAAGAAATATCGAACTAATCAACCGGCCAAGTTCTGGGGAATAGATCTTTACGCATGA